One genomic segment of Laspinema palackyanum D2c includes these proteins:
- a CDS encoding DUF167 domain-containing protein → MPLYRIKVKPNSKQQQITEEADGSLTIRLKSPPVDGKANAELIKLLADKFEVPKSAIVIKSGVSSRNKLVEVL, encoded by the coding sequence GTGCCACTCTACCGAATTAAAGTTAAACCCAATTCTAAACAGCAGCAGATTACGGAAGAAGCTGATGGCAGTTTGACGATTCGTCTGAAATCCCCTCCCGTTGATGGCAAGGCGAATGCAGAGTTAATTAAACTGTTGGCGGATAAATTTGAAGTTCCCAAATCAGCGATTGTGATTAAATCGGGTGTTTCTTCTCGAAATAAACTCGTGGAAGTGTTGTAA
- a CDS encoding carboxypeptidase regulatory-like domain-containing protein has product MINRPNTPTAAEAVLWAFASGLFAWTLGNPLPAIAHGVQLTHQTLEAVEVQALFDNGDPISNAQITVYAPTDPETPWQEGTADKNGRFLFAPDPSLAGNWAVRVRQAGHGAILNVAIAPGPSPEAAVAPPDATGVPEVAPSSQTLSVRSPSVNPLPTGLAIASGVWGFVGTALFFSRFNGNGRGGPRKKEDSVA; this is encoded by the coding sequence ATGATTAATCGACCAAACACTCCAACTGCTGCGGAGGCAGTCCTCTGGGCGTTTGCCAGTGGGCTGTTTGCCTGGACCCTCGGGAATCCTCTGCCTGCGATCGCCCACGGGGTTCAACTGACTCATCAGACCCTCGAAGCGGTAGAGGTCCAGGCCCTCTTCGATAATGGCGACCCCATCTCCAATGCCCAAATCACCGTTTATGCCCCCACGGACCCAGAAACGCCTTGGCAGGAAGGGACTGCGGACAAAAACGGGCGGTTTTTGTTTGCCCCAGACCCCTCCCTGGCGGGAAATTGGGCCGTTCGGGTCCGGCAAGCGGGTCACGGGGCAATCCTGAATGTGGCGATCGCCCCCGGACCTTCCCCCGAGGCAGCCGTCGCCCCTCCCGATGCCACCGGCGTTCCCGAGGTAGCCCCCAGTTCCCAGACCCTGAGTGTTCGGAGTCCCTCGGTCAACCCTCTTCCCACCGGCTTGGCGATCGCCTCCGGAGTCTGGGGATTTGTGGGAACAGCCTTGTTTTTTTCCCGGTTTAATGGCAACGGACGAGGCGGTCCCCGCAAAAAAGAAGATTCCGTTGCCTAA
- a CDS encoding ion transporter, which translates to MSQSLKARVYQILESSDPTDLLSRVDDWAVSLLVILDVTAFILETSAFISSNFKLFVNEIELVAVACFTLLYIIQLWCCTVDPRYAHPLWGRLRYAMTPLVVIDLMAILPFYLMLLFPLIRSIKFANVFRLLRLLKLIRYSEALQTILRVIDSKKNELIMTLFTVFILLIFASSLMFFAESQEQPDAFPSIPAAMWWGVVTLTTVGYGDVYPVTVLGKLFGATLAFIGIGLFALPAGIVAAGFSEELQRKKVEQLTTPKIPHWEDAERLAIAHHLDRSSDVMKTCIEMAKTKFGDSFENEELIRDLALSLYEEASRKFKL; encoded by the coding sequence ATGAGCCAATCCCTAAAAGCTAGAGTTTATCAAATTCTCGAATCTTCGGACCCGACGGATTTATTAAGCCGAGTTGATGACTGGGCGGTCAGTCTGTTAGTTATTTTAGACGTGACGGCTTTTATTTTGGAAACTTCAGCATTTATTTCCTCTAATTTTAAGTTATTTGTAAATGAAATCGAACTGGTGGCGGTAGCCTGCTTTACTTTACTCTATATTATCCAACTTTGGTGCTGTACCGTCGATCCGCGATATGCTCATCCGCTTTGGGGACGATTGCGCTATGCGATGACGCCGTTAGTGGTGATTGATTTAATGGCAATCTTGCCTTTTTATTTGATGTTATTATTTCCATTGATTCGTTCGATAAAATTTGCTAATGTTTTTCGCTTGTTGCGACTGCTTAAATTAATTCGATACTCGGAAGCGCTGCAAACCATTCTTCGGGTGATTGATTCTAAAAAAAATGAGTTAATCATGACTTTGTTTACGGTGTTTATTTTACTAATTTTTGCCTCAAGTTTGATGTTTTTTGCTGAAAGTCAGGAACAACCGGATGCGTTTCCGAGTATTCCGGCGGCGATGTGGTGGGGAGTGGTGACATTAACGACGGTGGGGTATGGGGATGTGTATCCGGTGACGGTTTTGGGTAAATTATTTGGGGCAACCCTAGCCTTTATTGGGATTGGATTGTTTGCCTTGCCTGCGGGGATTGTTGCTGCTGGATTTTCGGAGGAACTGCAACGAAAAAAGGTAGAACAGTTGACGACTCCAAAGATACCCCATTGGGAAGATGCGGAACGGTTGGCGATCGCCCATCATCTCGATCGCTCATCAGATGTGATGAAAACCTGTATTGAAATGGCGAAAACTAAATTTGGAGATAGTTTTGAGAATGAAGAACTGATCCGCGATTTAGCCTTGTCTTTGTATGAGGAAGCCTCGCGGAAGTTTAAGTTATAA
- a CDS encoding energy-coupling factor ABC transporter ATP-binding protein translates to MKEQIEPLTSNNLADNLPGNLLEVSSNSVVRNRENVAVAIDELCFSYPDKADVLQNISLRIHPGDRVGLIGSNGAGKTSLFLSICGILKPISGQITLFNHPVIPGEFRPEIGLVFQNPNDQLFSASVWDDVAFGPQNMGLSGSELSDRVRTALDLTGVRDLETRPPHHLSGGQKRMVAIATVLAMQPQIILYDEPSANLDLRARRRLIHFLQASQETVLISSHDLELILEVCDRVILMDEGRIITTGSPDVVMADAPLMEAHGLEKPHSLLRHRPLHHP, encoded by the coding sequence ATGAAAGAACAGATAGAACCTTTAACCTCTAACAACCTCGCAGATAATCTCCCCGGGAATCTTTTAGAAGTCTCATCGAATTCTGTGGTGCGAAACCGGGAGAATGTGGCAGTCGCCATTGATGAACTCTGCTTTTCCTACCCGGATAAAGCCGACGTTTTACAGAACATCAGTCTGCGAATCCACCCCGGCGATCGTGTGGGACTGATTGGGTCCAATGGTGCAGGCAAAACCAGTTTATTTTTATCCATTTGTGGCATTCTCAAGCCCATTTCAGGCCAAATCACCCTCTTTAATCACCCCGTTATCCCGGGTGAATTCCGTCCGGAAATTGGCTTAGTTTTTCAAAACCCCAACGATCAACTCTTCTCTGCCTCCGTCTGGGATGATGTGGCGTTTGGACCGCAAAATATGGGACTGTCTGGGTCAGAATTGAGCGATCGCGTTAGAACCGCCCTCGACTTAACGGGAGTCCGGGACCTAGAAACTCGTCCCCCCCACCATCTTTCTGGCGGACAAAAGCGGATGGTGGCGATCGCCACAGTTCTAGCCATGCAACCCCAAATTATCCTCTATGATGAACCCAGCGCCAACCTAGATTTGCGAGCCCGTCGGCGTTTAATCCACTTTTTGCAAGCATCCCAGGAAACCGTACTCATTTCCTCTCACGATTTAGAACTGATTCTCGAAGTGTGCGATCGGGTCATTCTCATGGACGAAGGACGGATCATCACCACCGGCAGTCCCGATGTCGTCATGGCAGATGCACCCCTAATGGAAGCACATGGTTTAGAAAAACCCCACTCCCTCCTCCGCCATCGCCCACTTCATCACCCCTAA
- a CDS encoding dTDP-4-dehydrorhamnose 3,5-epimerase, with amino-acid sequence MSLAKSVKIRPLETMQSGMTEFYTPQSSHETMLVQVKARTCDDLFVHHFQTDQLLVVRGSFVLIVLQNRQYRYIPLSDRYPAVVTIPPGVPHSAINFSDEPCLVVNAVLRNGDPNPRDYRPMKPRIPYDLVAARSALDQMISPVVA; translated from the coding sequence ATGAGTTTAGCTAAATCTGTTAAAATCCGGCCTTTAGAAACCATGCAGTCTGGAATGACTGAGTTTTATACTCCTCAGTCAAGTCATGAAACCATGTTAGTCCAGGTGAAAGCGCGGACCTGCGATGATTTATTCGTCCATCATTTTCAGACGGATCAATTGCTGGTGGTCCGGGGCAGTTTTGTGTTAATAGTGTTACAGAATCGTCAATATCGCTATATTCCTTTGAGCGATCGCTATCCGGCAGTGGTGACGATTCCTCCGGGGGTTCCCCATAGTGCGATTAATTTCAGCGATGAACCCTGTCTGGTGGTGAATGCAGTCTTACGAAATGGAGACCCCAATCCCCGAGATTATCGCCCGATGAAACCCCGGATTCCTTATGATTTAGTCGCGGCGCGATCGGCGTTGGATCAGATGATTAGTCCTGTTGTTGCTTAA
- a CDS encoding J domain-containing protein produces the protein MPQVVLAPQVKTEIDRLAQVRQVDSKLLEEFAYFVLEISKEKSSKKAQSLKTNDLKQAIYERFSVKDTSELKKSGAFRMATDGMGKLNFRLKPTWETLYRKFVGILPNEQSQEGYGCINGIDIFKYFKPWQVFGLNPQTATKNDVKTAYYQLSKIYHPDNLVTGDRAIFEEVENMYKSIIAGF, from the coding sequence ATGCCACAGGTAGTTCTAGCTCCCCAAGTAAAGACTGAGATAGATCGTCTTGCTCAAGTCAGGCAGGTTGACTCCAAACTTTTGGAGGAGTTTGCCTATTTCGTTCTTGAGATATCAAAAGAAAAGTCAAGTAAGAAAGCTCAGTCGCTGAAGACTAATGACCTAAAACAAGCTATCTATGAGCGTTTTAGCGTAAAGGATACATCAGAGTTGAAAAAATCTGGTGCATTCAGGATGGCTACGGATGGCATGGGCAAATTAAACTTTCGCTTAAAACCAACTTGGGAAACACTATATCGAAAATTTGTGGGTATTCTTCCAAATGAGCAAAGCCAGGAAGGATATGGTTGTATTAATGGAATTGATATCTTTAAATACTTTAAGCCCTGGCAAGTATTTGGTCTAAATCCCCAAACTGCCACGAAGAATGATGTTAAAACTGCTTACTATCAACTATCCAAAATTTATCATCCTGATAATTTGGTAACGGGTGATCGAGCAATTTTTGAGGAAGTGGAAAATATGTATAAGAGTATAATTGCTGGATTTTGA
- a CDS encoding MOSC domain-containing protein — protein sequence MKEAQVKQLFSYPIKGLSPHPIQGVTLEQDYGIRGDRAFALMFLDGSDPPPPTLVPWMSKGHFAVQNDWPKLAKLECFYNAQTDCLTVRHQGVTLLEAATETPAGRDRISAFFTGFLADAKPTPEARHPHYSPLQLVGSRTGETRYPDRAPVHISLMSQATLNELSEACEAPVDVRRFRPNILLEGIAPWEEFNGVGEEFCVGEAKIIITARIGRCANIEVDPDSGDRNLELLSVLKHRYGHLQTGVLAKIITSGSVKIGDRLTPVTS from the coding sequence TTGAAAGAAGCTCAAGTCAAGCAGTTATTCTCCTATCCAATTAAGGGATTATCACCCCATCCAATCCAGGGTGTTACCCTAGAACAGGATTATGGTATCCGAGGCGATCGCGCCTTTGCCTTGATGTTTTTAGATGGCAGTGATCCGCCACCTCCTACCCTCGTGCCTTGGATGAGTAAAGGACATTTTGCCGTCCAGAATGATTGGCCGAAATTAGCCAAATTAGAATGTTTTTATAATGCACAAACTGACTGCCTAACCGTTCGTCACCAGGGAGTAACTCTCCTAGAAGCGGCAACGGAAACTCCAGCCGGACGCGATCGCATCAGTGCCTTTTTTACCGGATTTCTAGCCGATGCTAAACCCACTCCGGAAGCGAGACATCCTCACTATTCCCCCCTCCAGTTAGTCGGCAGTCGAACGGGTGAAACCCGCTATCCGGATCGTGCACCTGTGCATATTTCTCTGATGAGTCAAGCTACTTTAAATGAATTAAGTGAAGCTTGTGAAGCCCCTGTCGATGTGCGACGATTTCGACCGAATATCTTACTCGAAGGAATTGCACCCTGGGAAGAGTTTAATGGTGTGGGAGAGGAATTTTGCGTAGGAGAAGCCAAGATTATCATTACGGCTAGAATTGGACGCTGTGCAAATATCGAAGTTGATCCCGACAGTGGCGATCGCAATTTAGAGTTATTATCGGTTCTGAAACACCGATATGGTCATTTACAAACGGGGGTACTAGCTAAAATTATCACCTCGGGTTCCGTGAAAATCGGCGATCGGCTTACCCCAGTCACCAGTTAG
- a CDS encoding ABC transporter permease, whose translation MASELRLKPEVTSGRSRSPLSTLWDDSITILWGDWLDLRVRVVQVAASGLVSPLIYILAFGLGLGNTMRSGMGGGNSYLEFMLPGMVALSSMTICFAGTVFSICGKRLFTKNFEEMLLVPIHPLSLYLGKMMAGILRGLMTSGSVLLVAILFTGKIWSFLNPLFLLLLLLNCAVFSGLGVLVGLTVKSLESVGIYNNFIIVPMSFLGATFFDPTQLPAALKVVVYLLPLTYTSIGLRAAAYDMSQFPWYSIVVLAIIAVGLSILGARQFANQQD comes from the coding sequence GTGGCATCTGAACTTAGATTAAAACCGGAAGTGACTTCTGGGCGATCGCGATCGCCTCTATCCACCCTCTGGGACGATAGTATCACGATTTTATGGGGAGACTGGCTCGATTTACGGGTGCGGGTGGTCCAAGTGGCCGCCTCGGGCCTGGTTTCTCCTTTGATTTATATCCTAGCATTTGGTTTAGGGTTAGGAAATACCATGCGATCGGGCATGGGTGGGGGAAATAGTTACCTAGAATTCATGTTACCAGGAATGGTCGCCCTGTCTTCCATGACGATCTGTTTTGCCGGGACGGTTTTTTCCATTTGTGGGAAACGTTTATTTACCAAAAACTTTGAAGAAATGCTGCTGGTGCCGATTCATCCTCTTTCCTTATATCTCGGCAAAATGATGGCCGGAATTTTGCGCGGGTTGATGACATCGGGTTCCGTCCTCTTGGTTGCCATTCTGTTTACTGGCAAAATTTGGAGTTTCCTCAACCCCTTATTTTTACTGTTGTTGTTGCTGAATTGTGCCGTCTTTTCGGGATTGGGTGTTTTGGTGGGATTAACGGTAAAATCCTTAGAAAGTGTGGGAATTTATAACAATTTTATCATTGTCCCCATGTCGTTTTTAGGCGCTACTTTTTTTGACCCAACCCAATTACCGGCAGCCCTAAAAGTGGTGGTCTATCTGTTGCCTTTGACCTATACGAGTATTGGATTAAGGGCGGCAGCTTATGATATGAGTCAGTTTCCCTGGTATAGTATTGTAGTTCTGGCAATTATTGCCGTGGGATTATCCATTCTCGGAGCCCGCCAGTTTGCCAATCAGCAGGATTAG
- the cbiQ gene encoding cobalt ECF transporter T component CbiQ encodes MKFGLDDYAHLESPLHQWEPRCKLMGLMGLIFAFAMVRDHRLILPMLGVSAGIYALSQLPVAYWRKRLRYPGFFLLGVVGFLPFISGQTVLFQLGPIALYQEGLLAMVTIASRFLAIITLSLVLFGTASFLTTIRTLRSLGLSPILTDMMVLFYRYLFELGDRLHTMQSAMRLRGFKRTRLTPRALQTFASVAGTLLVQSYEQSERIYQAMRLRGYGQKNVLSQIQSWQFKDLMGLGVVLALAGTFIAAEFWLSSGIL; translated from the coding sequence ATGAAATTTGGATTAGACGATTATGCTCATTTAGAATCCCCCTTACATCAATGGGAACCCCGCTGTAAATTAATGGGGTTGATGGGATTAATTTTTGCTTTTGCAATGGTGCGGGATCATCGCTTGATTCTGCCCATGTTAGGGGTGAGTGCGGGAATTTATGCCCTGTCTCAACTGCCGGTTGCTTACTGGCGGAAGCGGTTGCGCTATCCGGGATTTTTTTTGCTGGGAGTCGTGGGATTTCTGCCCTTTATTTCGGGACAGACGGTGCTATTTCAACTCGGTCCGATTGCCCTATATCAAGAAGGACTGCTGGCAATGGTAACCATCGCCAGTCGGTTTTTAGCGATTATTACCCTGTCTCTGGTTTTGTTTGGGACGGCTTCTTTTTTAACCACGATTAGAACCCTGCGTTCCCTTGGGCTATCTCCGATTTTAACCGATATGATGGTGTTGTTTTATCGGTATTTATTTGAACTCGGCGATCGCCTGCATACGATGCAGTCCGCCATGCGCTTGCGAGGGTTCAAACGGACCCGCCTCACCCCCCGCGCTTTACAAACGTTTGCCTCGGTTGCGGGAACACTTTTAGTCCAAAGTTATGAACAATCCGAACGGATTTATCAGGCGATGCGATTGCGGGGTTATGGTCAAAAAAACGTTTTATCTCAGATTCAGTCTTGGCAATTCAAAGATCTGATGGGTTTAGGGGTGGTCCTGGCCCTTGCCGGTACTTTTATAGCGGCTGAATTTTGGCTATCTTCTGGGATTTTATAA
- a CDS encoding ferritin-like domain-containing protein has translation MKDLDLPKTIDLLNTIMEFELAGVVRYTHYSLMVTGPNRIPIVSFFQAQAAESLTHAQQVGEIITGLEGHPSLRIAPIEESDRHSVRDILEESLNHEKKALDMYKELLHTVENASVYLEEFARTQIGQEEMHNIEIKKMLRDFI, from the coding sequence ATGAAAGACCTTGATCTCCCAAAAACCATTGATTTGCTCAATACCATCATGGAATTTGAGCTGGCGGGTGTGGTCCGCTATACCCATTATTCCCTGATGGTAACCGGACCCAATCGGATTCCCATTGTCAGTTTTTTTCAAGCGCAAGCTGCGGAATCCCTCACCCATGCTCAACAGGTGGGAGAAATTATCACCGGGTTAGAAGGACATCCTAGCCTGAGAATTGCACCGATTGAGGAAAGCGATCGCCATTCCGTCCGTGACATTTTAGAGGAAAGTCTCAACCACGAGAAAAAAGCCCTGGATATGTACAAAGAATTGCTCCATACCGTAGAAAATGCCAGCGTGTATTTGGAAGAATTTGCTCGGACTCAAATTGGCCAAGAGGAAATGCACAACATAGAAATTAAAAAAATGTTGCGGGATTTTATCTAA
- a CDS encoding phage holin family protein, producing MDIVSLLITWLITSISLFIISKLPTGVEIDGFQKALISAAVFGVLNALIKPILQVLAFPITFLTLGLFSLIINAIIFGLAAWLVTGFRLRWGFWSALIGTLALSFINSILFNLLARL from the coding sequence ATGGATATCGTTAGCTTGCTCATTACCTGGCTCATCACCTCAATCAGCTTGTTTATTATTTCTAAACTGCCCACCGGCGTAGAAATAGATGGATTTCAAAAAGCCTTAATTTCCGCTGCCGTATTTGGCGTATTAAATGCGCTGATTAAGCCAATTTTACAGGTTTTAGCTTTCCCAATAACCTTCCTAACCCTAGGATTGTTCAGCCTTATTATCAATGCGATTATCTTTGGATTAGCCGCTTGGTTAGTGACGGGATTTCGCCTCCGTTGGGGATTTTGGAGTGCCCTCATCGGGACCTTAGCCCTCAGCTTTATCAACTCCATCCTGTTTAACCTGTTGGCAAGACTTTAA
- a CDS encoding ferritin-like domain-containing protein, producing MKQLNLKTTLELLNSIMEFELAGVVRYTHYSLMVTGPNRIPIVNFFQLQATDSLNSAQQVGEIITGLEGHPSLRISNMEESYTHSVRTTIEESINHEKKGLERYRNLLDIVKNSSIYLEKFTRKMVASSEINIIELKKMLRDMT from the coding sequence ATGAAACAACTTAACCTTAAAACAACCCTTGAATTACTCAATAGTATCATGGAATTTGAACTAGCCGGGGTAGTGCGCTATACCCACTATTCCCTCATGGTAACCGGACCCAATCGGATTCCCATCGTTAATTTTTTTCAACTCCAAGCAACTGACTCGTTGAATTCGGCTCAACAAGTGGGAGAAATTATTACTGGGTTAGAAGGACATCCCAGCCTGCGGATTTCTAACATGGAGGAAAGCTACACCCATTCGGTTAGGACGACTATCGAAGAAAGTATTAATCATGAAAAAAAGGGTTTAGAACGGTATAGAAATTTATTGGATATCGTCAAAAATAGCAGTATTTATTTGGAAAAGTTTACTCGCAAAATGGTAGCTTCCTCGGAAATTAATATTATTGAATTGAAGAAAATGCTGCGAGATATGACTTAA
- the cbiM gene encoding cobalt transporter CbiM, with protein sequence MHIPDGILPASLCIAGYGATGAATWYSLRQINRDRNPQAQIPKASLLTAAFFVASWIHIPVPPVSVHLVLNGLLGTVLGYYAFPAILIGLFFQAIMFGHGGLTTLGVNAILMGIPALIAYQIFQMRHWFKTQWGNITLSLFAFLAGGIGLGLAAAIFFVLIITTIPGELDVTTEKNAIYGLMLAHIPLMLIEGLFTAMLVIFLNRVKPELIGD encoded by the coding sequence ATGCATATTCCCGATGGTATTCTTCCCGCTAGTCTTTGTATCGCCGGTTATGGCGCAACCGGGGCCGCCACTTGGTATTCCCTGCGCCAAATTAATCGCGATCGCAATCCCCAAGCCCAAATTCCCAAAGCTTCCTTACTCACCGCAGCGTTTTTCGTTGCCTCTTGGATTCATATCCCCGTCCCTCCCGTCAGTGTTCACTTAGTTCTCAATGGACTCTTAGGCACTGTCCTCGGTTATTATGCCTTTCCCGCCATTCTCATTGGGTTATTTTTCCAAGCCATTATGTTTGGTCATGGGGGACTAACGACCCTGGGAGTCAATGCCATCCTGATGGGAATTCCCGCCTTAATTGCATACCAAATCTTTCAGATGCGCCATTGGTTTAAAACCCAATGGGGAAACATTACCCTGAGTTTATTTGCCTTTCTTGCCGGTGGCATTGGCTTAGGACTCGCTGCCGCCATCTTTTTCGTTCTCATCATCACCACCATTCCCGGGGAATTAGATGTTACTACGGAAAAAAATGCTATTTATGGACTGATGTTGGCTCACATTCCCTTAATGCTAATTGAAGGATTGTTTACCGCGATGTTAGTCATCTTTCTCAATCGGGTCAAACCGGAACTCATTGGAGATTAG
- a CDS encoding DUF4382 domain-containing protein, producing the protein MKKNLIILTLLAGVIPTLLMGCERDGTAITSTPEPVALESNPPATLGTETASGETGMLQIVANGEDFVRDGFTSKDGWEINFNHVYVNLAEVTAYQTDPPYNPESGSPLNPKQQVQLDGVKTVDLTATPENPSPVLAEVPAPPGQYNALSWKMVKGTEGPGAGSSLIMDGTAEKDGQTIAFVLKVEREMAFTCGEFIGDQRKGMVSPGSQGQLEATFHFDHLFGDADAPADDEINVKALGFEPIAAIASGDQVNMTSTELQQALTPADYQTLQNLLPSLGHVGEGHCQESASS; encoded by the coding sequence ATGAAGAAAAATTTAATTATTCTCACCCTCTTAGCCGGTGTCATCCCCACCCTACTCATGGGGTGTGAACGAGATGGCACCGCGATCACCTCAACTCCCGAACCCGTCGCCCTAGAATCCAACCCACCGGCGACTCTGGGAACCGAAACCGCCTCGGGAGAAACCGGAATGCTCCAAATTGTCGCCAACGGCGAGGACTTCGTGCGAGACGGCTTTACCTCGAAAGATGGTTGGGAAATCAACTTTAATCACGTTTACGTCAACCTCGCCGAAGTCACCGCCTACCAAACCGACCCCCCTTACAATCCCGAAAGCGGCAGTCCGCTTAACCCCAAGCAACAAGTCCAACTGGATGGGGTGAAAACCGTAGACTTAACTGCTACTCCAGAAAACCCCTCCCCAGTCCTCGCGGAAGTCCCTGCACCTCCGGGTCAGTACAATGCTCTCTCCTGGAAAATGGTCAAAGGCACCGAAGGCCCTGGGGCAGGCTCTAGCTTAATCATGGATGGAACAGCGGAAAAAGACGGACAAACCATCGCTTTTGTCCTCAAAGTCGAGCGCGAAATGGCCTTCACCTGCGGCGAGTTCATCGGGGACCAACGCAAAGGCATGGTTTCCCCGGGTAGTCAGGGCCAGTTAGAAGCCACCTTCCATTTTGATCACCTGTTTGGGGATGCCGATGCACCGGCAGATGATGAAATCAACGTCAAGGCCCTGGGATTTGAGCCGATCGCGGCGATCGCCTCCGGGGATCAGGTGAATATGACCAGTACAGAACTCCAACAAGCCCTCACCCCCGCAGATTATCAAACCCTGCAAAACCTCCTCCCCTCCTTGGGGCACGTTGGAGAAGGTCATTGTCAGGAATCTGCGTCATCATGA
- a CDS encoding FTR1 family iron permease — protein MELSAALPTFLITLREGLEAALVVGIVLACLKKAQQSQLNPWVYAGVGTGIVASGLVGIIFGGILQAVGESDWRYAPAIAPTLKAGFCLMAIAMLSWMLIWMTKQAKSLKGKVEGAVNAALFEGKTGSEPSTQPHESSVNLRPSQAGWGVFTLIFIAVLREGFETVVFILAQFERGWTPAFGAFAGLIGAFVIGTLLFKWGLKINLRLFFQIMGVLLLLIVSGLVISALKSANLALIEFSAIAPQFASWCHAGTDSCILGPQVWDASQILPDNRFPGVILKALFGYRSQLYLVQAIAYLVFLITAGGLYFQSITGNGTGIQGSESKRGLSH, from the coding sequence ATGGAATTGAGTGCTGCTTTACCCACTTTTTTAATTACATTGCGGGAAGGATTAGAAGCTGCTTTAGTGGTGGGGATTGTGTTAGCTTGTTTGAAAAAAGCGCAACAAAGCCAGCTTAATCCTTGGGTGTATGCCGGGGTCGGAACGGGAATTGTTGCCAGTGGATTAGTGGGGATTATCTTCGGCGGAATTCTGCAAGCGGTGGGAGAGTCGGATTGGCGGTATGCACCGGCGATCGCACCGACTTTAAAAGCGGGATTTTGTTTGATGGCGATCGCCATGCTCAGTTGGATGCTAATTTGGATGACAAAACAAGCCAAATCCCTCAAAGGCAAAGTCGAAGGGGCGGTAAATGCGGCATTATTTGAAGGAAAGACGGGCTCAGAACCCTCTACCCAACCCCATGAATCGTCCGTAAATTTGCGCCCATCTCAGGCAGGTTGGGGGGTATTTACCCTAATTTTTATCGCGGTTCTCCGCGAAGGATTTGAAACCGTGGTGTTTATTTTAGCCCAATTTGAGCGGGGTTGGACTCCGGCATTCGGTGCGTTTGCGGGGTTAATCGGGGCCTTTGTAATTGGCACGTTGCTGTTTAAATGGGGATTGAAAATTAACTTGCGCCTATTCTTCCAAATCATGGGAGTGTTGTTACTATTAATCGTGTCCGGATTGGTGATTTCTGCCTTGAAAAGTGCCAATTTAGCCCTGATAGAATTCAGTGCGATCGCCCCTCAATTTGCCAGTTGGTGTCATGCCGGGACCGATTCCTGTATTTTAGGACCCCAAGTATGGGATGCAAGTCAGATTCTCCCGGATAACCGCTTCCCCGGGGTCATTTTAAAAGCCTTATTTGGATACCGATCGCAACTGTATCTCGTTCAAGCTATCGCCTATCTGGTCTTTTTAATCACCGCCGGAGGCTTATATTTTCAAAGTATTACCGGAAACGGAACCGGAATCCAGGGTTCTGAAAGTAAGAGAGGGTTAAGTCATTGA